A region from the Curtobacterium sp. MCBA15_012 genome encodes:
- a CDS encoding YajQ family cyclic di-GMP-binding protein gives MADSSFDVVSKVDKMEAENAVNQAAKEIEQRYDFKGAGASVAFSGEDVLIKANSEERAKAVLDVLQTKAIKRDISLKSLDAGEPFASGKEYRIEVKFKNGIEQDVAKKIGAFLRANAAKSVKSQIQGDELRVSSKSRDDLQNTIQLLKGEEFDVPLQFVNFR, from the coding sequence ATGGCAGACAGTTCCTTCGACGTGGTGAGCAAGGTCGACAAGATGGAGGCGGAGAACGCCGTCAACCAGGCGGCCAAGGAGATCGAGCAGCGCTACGACTTCAAGGGAGCCGGCGCCTCGGTCGCGTTCAGCGGCGAGGACGTCCTCATCAAGGCGAACTCCGAGGAGCGCGCCAAGGCCGTCCTCGACGTGCTGCAGACCAAGGCGATCAAGCGCGACATCAGCCTCAAGAGCCTCGACGCGGGCGAGCCCTTCGCCTCGGGCAAGGAGTACCGCATCGAGGTGAAGTTCAAGAACGGCATCGAGCAGGACGTCGCCAAGAAGATCGGCGCCTTCCTCCGGGCCAACGCCGCGAAGAGCGTGAAGAGCCAGATCCAGGGAGACGAGCTCCGCGTCTCCTCGAAGAGCCGCGACGACCTGCAGAACACGATCCAGCTCCTCAAGGGTGAAGAGTTCGACGTGCCGCTGCAGTTCGTGAACTTCCGCTAG